The window GGAATTACAAGACAAATGTCGTACCCTGCGTCTCGCTGAGACGGCTAAAGAGCTGCCTTCTCTACTACGGGAAGCGGAATCAAAACATTGGACATATCATGAATTTATTCATCATCTCTTAAGCTATGAAATTAACTGTAGAGAGATAAAGAATATTGAAAGACATATGAAATGGGCCGAATTTCCGGAAAAATTGACGTTTGATACCTATGACTTAAAGGAACAGACTGCAATTGGTGAGAAACAACTAAACGTATTGAAGGAGTTGAATTGGA is drawn from Desertibacillus haloalkaliphilus and contains these coding sequences:
- a CDS encoding ATP-binding protein, whose translation is MNQPFEELQDKCRTLRLAETAKELPSLLREAESKHWTYHEFIHHLLSYEINCREIKNIERHMKWAEFPEKLTFDTYDLKEQTAIGEKQLNVLKELNW